A genomic window from Elaeis guineensis isolate ETL-2024a chromosome 3, EG11, whole genome shotgun sequence includes:
- the LOC105036023 gene encoding uncharacterized protein, producing MAPLAPRTGDAVFANVERVNAELFTLTYGAIVRQLLTDLEEVEEVNKQLDQMGYNIGVRLIDEFLAKSNVSRCIDFRETADVIAKVGFKMFLGVTASVTNWDPEGTSCSLVLEDNPLVDFVELPDTCQGLYYCNILSGVIRGALEMVSMKTEVTWVRDMLHGDDACELRVKLLKQVPEEYPYKDDD from the exons ATGGCCCCTCTCGCCCCAAGGACTGGCGATGCGGTCTTCGCCAATGTCGAACGCGTC AATGCAGAGCTCTTCACCCTGACGTATGGCGCCATCGTGCGGCAGCTCCTCACGGATCtggaggaggtggaggaggtCAACAAGCAGCTCGATCAGAT GGGTTACAATATTGGAGTTAGATTGATTGATGAGTTTCTGGCCAAGTCCAATGTGTCCAGATGCATTGACTTCAGGGAGACAGCTGATGTAATTGCAAAG gttggcttcaAAATGTTCTTAGGAGTCACTGCATCTGTGACAAATTGGGATCCTGAGGGGACAAGTTGCAGCCTTGTTTTGGAGGATAATCCACTAGTAGACTTTGTTGAGCTTCCTGATACATGCCAAGGCCTTTACTACTGCAACATCTTGAGTGGAGTTATAAGAGGAGCATTGGAAATG GTGTCAATGAAGACTGAAGTCACCTGGGTCCGCGATATGCTCCATGGAGATGATGCATGTGAGCTGCGCGTGAAGCTTCTGAAGCAAGTACCAGAGGAATACCCATACAAAGATGATGACTAA
- the LOC105036024 gene encoding LOW QUALITY PROTEIN: ankyrin repeat-containing protein At2g01680 (The sequence of the model RefSeq protein was modified relative to this genomic sequence to represent the inferred CDS: inserted 1 base in 1 codon): MDLRLLSHQTFFSAVRSGDLDGVRRVVEGPDAGVEGAVAALMAAQTDAGETALYIAVENNYEELFRYLLPLCDFETATLRSRVDLNAFHVAAKQGHAGIVKEFLRVWPALCKLCNSSNTSALYSAAVMDHLDVVNAILDVDDSVIRIVRKNGKTSLHMAARIGYHRIVKALIERDPGIVSIIDKKGQSALHMAVKGRNPDAVEELLLADISILNLRDKKGNTALHMATRKWRPQMVQLLLSYESIEINTINNQNETAMDLAEKIPYGESQMNIMESLLEAGAKHARNVGQIDETSELRRTVSDIRHDVHSQLIQNAKTNKRVTGIAKELKKLHREAVQNTINSVTVVAVLIASIAFMTIFNLPGQYYQEGPDAGKAYIAENMGFRVFCLLNATALFISLAVVVVQITLVAWETGAQKLVVSVVNKLMWTACLSTCAAFLSLAFVVVGNKASWMAITITLIGGPIMVGTLCXMSYFVLRQRFKFGEDSQRRIKRASGSKSFSWSLYSAFSDPDALSDHEKKIYAL; the protein is encoded by the exons ATGGATCTGCGGCTCCTATCGCACCAGACCTTCTTCTCGGCAGTCCGGTCAGGGGACCTGGACGGCGTCCGGCGGGTGGTGGAGGGCCCGGACGCCGGCGTTGAGGGGGCCGTGGCGGCGCTGATGGCCGCGCAGACGGATGCCGGGGAGACAGCGCTTTATATAGCCGTGGAGAACAACTACGAGGAGCTCTTCCGCTACCTCCTCCCCCTCTGCGACTTCGAGACCGCCACCCTCAGGTCCCGCGTTGATCTCAACGCTTTCCACGTCGCCGCCAAGCAGGGCCACGCCG GGATCGTGAAAGAATTTTTGAGGGTGTGGCCTGCACTCTGCAAGTTGTGCAATTCATCAAACACTAGTGCTCTTTATTCAGCTGCTGTTATGGATCATTTGGATGTGGTGAATGCTATTTTGGATGTAGATGACAGTGTGATAAGGATTGTTAGGAAGAATGGGAAAACATCACTGCACATGGCTGCAAGAATTGGCTATCATCGGATCGTCAAGGCTCTGATAGAGAGGGATCCAGGAATAGTTTCCATCATAGACAAGAAGGGCCAGAGTGCACTTCATATGGCTGTAAAAGGTCGAAATCCTGATGCTGTGGAGGAACTGTTGCTTGCTGATATTTCAATACTTAATCTGCGAGACAAGAAGGGAAACACAGCGTTGCATATGGCCACAAGAAAATGGCGGCCACAG ATGGTCCAACTTCTATTAAGCTATGAATCTATTGAAATCAATACGATTAACAATCAGAATGAAACTGCAATGGATTTGGCAGAAAAAATCCCTTATGGTGAATCTCAAATGAATATAATGGAAAGCCTATTAGAGGCTGGTGCCAAGCATGCCAGGAATGTTGGACAGATTGATGAAACGTCAGAGCTCAGGAGAACAGTGAGCGATATAAGGCATGATGTTCATTCACAACTCATTCAGAATGCTAAAACTAACAAACGGGTTACCGGGATTGCGAAGGAGCTGAAAAAATTGCACCGAGAAGCTGTTCAGAATACCATCAATTCGGTAACAGTGGTAGCAGTATTAATCGCCTCCATTGCTTTCATGACCATATTCAACTTGCCTGGTCAATATTATCAAGAAGGGCCAGATGCCGGGAAGGCCTATATAGCTGAAAATATGGGTTTTCGTGTTTTCTGCCTTCTGAATGCCACCGCTCTTTTTATTTCCCTTGCTGTTGTCGTTGTTCAGATCACTTTGGTTGCATGGGAAACTGGTGCTCAAAAGCTGGTTGTCTCGGTTGTAAATAAGCTCATGTGGACTGCCTGTCTCAGCACTTGTGCTGCTTTTCTTTCATTAGCTTTTGTGGTTGTGGGAAATAAAGCTTCCTGGATGGCTATTACGATCACATTAATTGGAGGGCCTATCATGGTTGGGACTCTTT TTATGAGCTACTTCGTTCTTCGGCAGCGTTTCAAGTTTGGTGAAGATTCTCAGAGGCGTATTAAGAGGGCAAGTGGCAGCAAGTCCTTTTCCTGGTCTCTTTACTCAGCCTTTTCTGACCCAGATGCTTTGTCCGATCATGAGAAGAAGATATATGCTCTGTAA